One part of the Sporosarcina ureae genome encodes these proteins:
- a CDS encoding LCP family protein, whose amino-acid sequence MIFTLLLLAGGGYVAAQYSNGLSFANNDKTNDIHTELSDSSNTFFDSDSAFDDFEGGESQFGEINVLLIGDDARGDEEDTRSDALMIGHYDQTTNQVKLVSLMRDTYVEIPDHGMEKINAAYALGGPELVRKTIKHNFDVDIQYYAIVNFEGFSKMVDVIAPEGIEVDIPYEMSHGLGLTLYPGQQKLNGDQLLGYVRFRHDIHSDYGRVERQQEALSKLKDEAISFQTIVNLPKLLGVMEPYINTNIDKKTIFSIGKGMLTGGKDNKMESLRIPVEGSFGDLRTDVGQVLDINLEQNRQALREFLSLEDENEQDGEYVENLEEDQNMDYQEETEEYTSNTRNY is encoded by the coding sequence ATGATATTCACGTTGCTACTATTAGCTGGTGGCGGTTATGTGGCTGCGCAATATTCAAACGGCCTATCCTTTGCGAATAATGACAAAACCAATGATATACATACAGAACTTAGCGATAGCAGTAATACATTTTTCGATAGTGATTCGGCTTTTGATGATTTTGAAGGCGGAGAATCACAGTTCGGTGAAATCAATGTGTTGCTGATCGGTGATGACGCAAGAGGCGACGAAGAAGACACTCGTTCAGATGCTTTGATGATCGGTCACTACGACCAAACAACCAATCAAGTGAAGTTAGTCTCTCTCATGCGTGATACATACGTTGAAATCCCCGATCACGGCATGGAAAAAATTAATGCAGCCTATGCACTTGGTGGACCCGAATTAGTCCGTAAAACTATTAAGCATAATTTTGATGTAGACATACAATACTATGCGATCGTAAACTTTGAAGGTTTTTCAAAAATGGTTGATGTAATTGCTCCTGAAGGAATTGAAGTGGATATTCCCTATGAAATGTCACATGGTTTAGGTTTGACGCTCTATCCTGGTCAACAGAAACTAAATGGTGACCAATTACTTGGATATGTGCGATTCCGTCACGATATCCATAGCGATTATGGACGGGTGGAACGGCAGCAAGAAGCTTTGTCGAAGCTTAAAGATGAAGCGATTAGTTTCCAAACAATCGTCAATTTACCTAAGTTATTAGGCGTAATGGAGCCTTATATCAATACAAACATCGATAAAAAAACGATCTTCTCAATCGGTAAAGGTATGTTAACCGGTGGTAAAGATAATAAAATGGAATCACTGCGTATTCCAGTCGAAGGTTCATTCGGTGACTTACGTACAGATGTAGGGCAAGTACTTGATATTAATCTAGAACAAAACAGACAAGCATTGCGGGAGTTTTTATCTTTAGAGGATGAAAACGAGCAAGATGGTGAGTATGTTGAAAATCTTGAAGAAGACCAGAATATGGATTATCAAGAAGAAACAGAAGAATATACTTCTAATACAAGAAACTACTGA
- a CDS encoding SET domain-containing protein — MIEVKLSPIGEGEFNRGVFAKCDIKEGQLLHEAPVISYPNEQHQHIEKTVLADYAFEYGANHTAVLLGYGMLFNHSYEPNATYDINFDNHTFDFFAYRDIKAGEEILINYNGDVDDDEQLWFNEDYDGTAND; from the coding sequence ATGATAGAAGTAAAACTTTCTCCAATTGGCGAAGGCGAATTCAATAGGGGTGTATTCGCGAAATGCGATATCAAAGAAGGGCAGCTATTACACGAAGCGCCTGTGATCTCCTATCCAAACGAACAACATCAACATATCGAGAAAACGGTTCTTGCTGATTACGCTTTTGAGTATGGAGCTAACCATACAGCGGTACTACTTGGCTACGGAATGTTATTCAATCATTCCTACGAACCGAACGCGACATATGACATTAATTTCGACAATCACACATTTGATTTCTTTGCGTATAGAGATATTAAAGCTGGAGAAGAGATTTTGATCAACTATAATGGCGATGTGGATGATGATGAGCAATTATGGTTCAATGAAGATTATGATGGTACGGCCAACGATTAA
- a CDS encoding choline/carnitine O-acyltransferase, with the protein MMTFEFQECLPSLPIPELEDTKRKLLEAIEPLISEGEFHETKKVVQQFFEENGDARRLQEKLGIWRDNAEGSWLKPFWDDVYLTYRGPLHIGSNFNVLVENQHYAPRTVAEVAGKVGRSIAEFYHSILAEETPPEMVRGVPLDMSQYPNFFRTVRVPKLHRDEHYVAEPSKVENYISLMINGNVYLIPVTNSQGIIYSSKALSIVIEGILSLAEPAGPNVGIFTTASRNEAASIYEQLLVSEVNAESLQKVADSLVVLSIDKESMNSNEALQNLVFSGRNKYFDKTLQIVITEAGELGYSIEHTAMDGTTIFAVIQYVQEQLMSIDQEDNKTNEQPVAKKLEWVLSAEIIEKLSVLEVKNDRTIQHYVINVQNFDAFGTDEIKRLGFSPDSFFHMALQVAQYKTFGMMRSTYEAVSMRLFNEGRTECIRPSSSENLALAKAIVVEQQEPVLIYQLMQKAGSAHSIRLKEAKKGFGVERHLYGLQRIFETYQAELDMEKFPALFTDPGYLTMRHDFISTSNMTSPEVKSCAFGPVVEDGYGIFYVLLKDRLIINLSSYSRNEEKARLLAENLDEALKELRGIALAVM; encoded by the coding sequence ATGATGACTTTTGAATTCCAAGAATGTCTTCCTTCATTGCCGATACCTGAATTGGAAGACACGAAGAGAAAATTGCTTGAAGCGATTGAACCATTGATAAGTGAAGGGGAATTCCACGAGACAAAAAAAGTGGTGCAACAGTTTTTTGAAGAAAATGGAGACGCACGAAGGCTCCAAGAAAAGCTTGGGATTTGGCGAGATAATGCTGAAGGCAGTTGGCTAAAACCATTCTGGGATGATGTATACTTAACCTACCGTGGTCCTTTACATATAGGCAGTAATTTCAATGTATTAGTCGAGAATCAGCACTACGCACCTCGTACAGTGGCAGAGGTGGCGGGTAAAGTGGGTCGATCGATAGCAGAGTTTTATCATTCTATTCTAGCTGAAGAAACCCCTCCTGAAATGGTGCGAGGAGTGCCACTTGATATGAGCCAATATCCTAACTTTTTTCGGACAGTCAGAGTCCCTAAATTGCATCGAGATGAGCATTACGTGGCGGAACCGTCGAAAGTGGAAAACTATATTAGTTTGATGATCAATGGAAATGTCTACTTGATTCCTGTAACCAATTCACAAGGTATAATTTATTCCAGTAAGGCATTGTCGATTGTGATTGAAGGAATTCTCTCATTAGCTGAACCAGCAGGACCAAACGTAGGGATTTTCACAACTGCAAGCAGAAATGAAGCGGCAAGTATTTACGAACAGCTTTTAGTAAGTGAGGTCAATGCTGAAAGTTTACAAAAAGTAGCAGATTCATTGGTCGTACTATCGATAGACAAAGAAAGTATGAATTCTAATGAAGCATTACAAAACTTAGTATTCAGTGGCAGAAACAAATACTTTGATAAGACGCTACAAATTGTCATTACTGAAGCGGGTGAACTTGGATACAGCATAGAGCATACGGCAATGGATGGGACCACAATATTTGCAGTCATCCAATACGTGCAAGAACAGCTTATGTCGATTGATCAAGAAGATAACAAAACGAACGAACAACCAGTAGCCAAAAAGTTAGAATGGGTACTTTCAGCTGAAATAATAGAAAAGTTAAGCGTATTAGAAGTAAAAAATGATAGAACCATTCAACATTATGTAATCAACGTACAAAATTTTGATGCGTTCGGTACGGATGAAATAAAGCGACTTGGATTCAGTCCAGATTCATTTTTTCATATGGCCCTACAAGTAGCTCAATACAAGACGTTCGGTATGATGCGTAGCACATATGAGGCGGTGTCGATGCGTTTGTTTAATGAAGGAAGAACTGAGTGCATACGACCTTCAAGCTCAGAGAACCTGGCACTAGCGAAAGCGATAGTTGTGGAACAACAAGAACCTGTTTTAATCTATCAATTGATGCAAAAGGCAGGCTCGGCGCATTCCATTCGCTTAAAAGAAGCAAAAAAAGGTTTTGGTGTAGAGAGGCATCTTTATGGATTACAGAGGATCTTTGAGACGTATCAAGCCGAGCTGGATATGGAAAAATTCCCTGCATTATTTACTGATCCTGGTTATTTGACGATGCGTCATGATTTTATTTCCACGAGCAATATGACAAGTCCGGAAGTCAAAAGTTGTGCGTTTGGACCAGTAGTGGAAGATGGCTATGGAATTTTCTATGTTTTGCTGAAAGATCGGTTGATCATAAATCTGTCTAGTTATAGTCGGAATGAAGAAAAAGCTAGGCTCCTTGCGGAAAATCTGGATGAGGCATTGAAAGAATTAAGGGGAATTGCATTGGCTGTTATGTAA
- a CDS encoding FAD-dependent oxidoreductase, which translates to MKFVIIGGVAGGASTAARIRRMDEQAEIIMFEKGPHVSFSNCSLPFYLSGIVEDSDKLVLMDPVAFKNKYNIEARVRQEVTAINRKEKTVTILNMLTGEMYEESYDRLVLSPGASPIVPNLEGVNSKNVFTVRNVEDIEHLQNYIQTKDINNIAVIGGGFIGVEVAENLKLAGRNVSLIEFANQIMVPFDYDMVQILHKEMIDKGIDVIVEDGLAKITDTDVTLNSGKQVEAQVVVLAIGVRPETRLAEEADLEIGELGGIKVDANYRTSDSSIYAVGDAIEVYHQLLHKPTRLALAGPAQRQARAAADHMYGIPHQNKGVIGSSSIQIFDLAAASTGLNEKMATQAGIQHDSVYIIAADKVSLMPNSNPLHFKLVFEVPTGKVLGAQAIGKGNADKRIDVIATLISMGGTLEDLKELELTYSPMYSTAKDVVNLAALVALNILYGRFNQVHVSEVRELVEQNAVIIDVREENEFANGHLVNAINIPLSQLRDRMNEVPKDVPVYVHCRSSQRSYNALMALQNSGFDNIVNISGSFLGISLYEYFNDVVSDREKILTAYNFN; encoded by the coding sequence ATGAAATTTGTTATCATTGGCGGAGTAGCAGGGGGAGCATCCACAGCTGCGCGAATTCGACGTATGGATGAGCAAGCGGAAATTATTATGTTTGAAAAAGGACCGCACGTATCTTTCTCCAACTGTTCTTTACCGTTTTATCTCAGTGGGATTGTGGAAGATAGCGATAAGCTCGTATTAATGGATCCAGTAGCATTTAAAAATAAATATAATATCGAAGCGCGTGTCAGACAAGAAGTAACAGCGATTAATAGGAAAGAAAAAACTGTGACCATTTTGAATATGCTGACAGGTGAAATGTATGAAGAAAGCTACGATCGACTAGTGCTATCACCTGGAGCGAGTCCAATAGTGCCGAATCTAGAAGGTGTCAATTCAAAAAATGTCTTTACAGTTCGCAACGTGGAAGATATAGAGCATCTGCAAAATTATATTCAAACAAAAGATATCAATAATATTGCGGTAATTGGCGGAGGGTTCATCGGAGTCGAAGTAGCAGAAAACTTAAAGCTCGCTGGACGAAATGTATCGTTGATTGAATTTGCCAATCAAATCATGGTGCCTTTTGATTATGATATGGTTCAAATTCTGCATAAGGAAATGATCGATAAAGGAATCGATGTAATAGTTGAAGATGGTTTAGCTAAAATAACTGATACAGACGTTACGTTGAATTCTGGTAAACAAGTAGAAGCTCAGGTCGTTGTTTTGGCCATTGGTGTTCGCCCTGAAACCAGACTAGCGGAAGAAGCAGATTTGGAAATCGGTGAGCTTGGCGGTATAAAAGTAGATGCTAATTACCGAACAAGCGACAGTTCGATCTATGCTGTTGGTGACGCGATTGAAGTCTACCATCAACTTCTTCATAAACCAACAAGACTTGCTCTAGCGGGACCTGCACAGCGTCAGGCGCGTGCCGCGGCGGATCATATGTATGGAATTCCTCATCAAAATAAAGGTGTCATTGGCTCTTCGAGTATACAGATTTTCGACTTGGCAGCAGCCTCTACAGGTCTCAATGAAAAAATGGCGACACAAGCAGGAATCCAACATGACAGCGTGTATATAATCGCTGCTGATAAAGTTTCATTAATGCCTAACAGTAATCCACTTCACTTCAAATTAGTGTTTGAAGTACCAACAGGAAAAGTATTAGGGGCTCAGGCAATTGGTAAAGGAAATGCGGATAAGAGGATTGATGTCATCGCAACTCTCATTTCAATGGGTGGAACGCTGGAAGATCTAAAAGAACTAGAGTTGACCTATTCGCCTATGTATAGCACAGCTAAAGATGTCGTCAATCTCGCAGCACTTGTTGCATTGAATATATTATATGGTCGTTTTAATCAAGTTCATGTATCCGAAGTGCGTGAATTGGTAGAGCAAAACGCTGTAATTATTGATGTGCGTGAAGAGAATGAATTTGCGAATGGTCACTTAGTGAATGCGATAAACATACCACTCAGCCAGCTGCGCGACCGCATGAATGAAGTGCCAAAGGATGTACCGGTCTATGTTCATTGCCGATCTTCACAACGCAGTTATAACGCGTTAATGGCGTTGCAAAATAGTGGTTTTGATAATATTGTCAATATCTCAGGTTCATTCCTAGGCATTTCTTTGTATGAATACTTCAATGATGTAGTATCGGATAGGGAGAAAATTTTGACAGCTTATAATTTTAATTAA
- a CDS encoding helix-turn-helix domain-containing protein gives MTIIINIDVMLAKRKMSVTELSERVGITMANISILKNGKAKAIRLSTLDSICKALECQPGDILEYKMEEDTVSPD, from the coding sequence ATGACAATTATAATCAATATTGATGTAATGTTAGCTAAGAGAAAAATGAGTGTTACAGAACTTTCCGAACGAGTTGGAATTACAATGGCCAATATTTCAATACTGAAAAATGGAAAGGCGAAGGCCATTCGACTTTCAACTTTGGACTCGATTTGTAAAGCTTTAGAGTGTCAGCCTGGCGATATATTAGAATACAAAATGGAGGAAGATACAGTAAGTCCAGATTAG
- a CDS encoding DUF2975 domain-containing protein yields the protein MKRGTTLFLKLAVIFIGIPVLALCIFLLPQLAYEASEAAGRGWDFAYVVYSILAVMYISVIPFYFALYQTFNLLNFIDKNQAFSEISVRALKKIKYCAIIISGLYAVALPFVFIMAEIDDAPGLVIVGMIPIFASIVIAVFAAVLQRLLKEAIDIKEENDLIV from the coding sequence ATGAAACGTGGAACAACGCTATTCTTAAAGTTAGCTGTTATATTTATAGGAATTCCAGTTCTAGCTTTATGCATATTTTTATTGCCGCAGTTAGCGTATGAGGCAAGCGAAGCTGCAGGTAGAGGTTGGGATTTTGCATATGTGGTATATAGTATTTTAGCAGTCATGTATATTTCGGTGATTCCATTTTATTTCGCATTATATCAGACCTTTAACTTATTAAACTTTATTGATAAAAATCAAGCTTTCTCTGAGATATCTGTTAGGGCTTTAAAGAAAATTAAATACTGTGCGATCATAATCAGCGGCTTGTATGCAGTAGCTCTTCCATTCGTCTTTATCATGGCGGAGATAGATGACGCTCCGGGTCTCGTTATAGTCGGAATGATCCCTATCTTTGCATCCATAGTGATTGCCGTTTTTGCTGCTGTTTTGCAAAGGCTTTTAAAAGAAGCGATAGATATAAAAGAGGAAAATGATTTAATAGTCTGA
- a CDS encoding VOC family protein produces the protein MKDVKPFLMFQGGTAEEAMKYYTSLIEDSEIKSIIRYGAEGPGEEGTVIQAVFSLKGQEFMCIDSHIDHEFTFTPSFSIYLTCDSEEEIDRLYEKMMQNGTALMPLDNYGFSKKFGWLNDQFGISWQLNLPE, from the coding sequence ATGAAAGACGTCAAACCTTTTTTAATGTTTCAAGGCGGTACCGCAGAAGAAGCTATGAAATACTACACTTCACTCATCGAGGATTCAGAAATTAAAAGTATTATTCGATACGGAGCGGAAGGGCCTGGTGAAGAAGGTACAGTCATACAAGCGGTATTTTCGTTAAAAGGACAAGAGTTCATGTGTATCGACAGCCATATCGATCATGAGTTTACGTTTACGCCATCATTTTCTATTTATTTAACATGCGATTCTGAAGAGGAAATTGACAGACTTTATGAAAAAATGATGCAAAATGGTACAGCACTCATGCCTTTAGATAACTATGGCTTCAGTAAAAAATTCGGATGGCTGAATGACCAATTCGGAATTTCTTGGCAGTTGAACTTACCAGAGTAA
- a CDS encoding SRPBCC family protein has product MSKVSSTSLKMIRNFEVAPEIVFDAWLKPEMMRKWFFTLEGTNKVTRNNPQVGGTWEIIDHRGGQDYRAIGEYLELDSPKKIKLTFKMPEMSDLEDTLTVELKELEKGCEMTFLQLIHVAQELNSTDPEIKIALDEMRDGTEVGWNYMFMGLKELVETGEVSYKG; this is encoded by the coding sequence ATGAGTAAAGTTTCATCTACAAGTTTGAAAATGATAAGAAATTTTGAAGTGGCACCTGAAATAGTATTTGATGCTTGGTTAAAACCAGAAATGATGAGAAAATGGTTCTTCACGTTGGAAGGAACGAATAAAGTGACTCGAAATAATCCTCAAGTGGGCGGTACTTGGGAAATTATTGACCACAGAGGAGGACAAGATTACCGTGCGATTGGCGAATACCTTGAACTTGATTCTCCTAAAAAAATCAAACTCACTTTTAAGATGCCAGAAATGAGCGATTTAGAAGATACGCTAACAGTTGAGCTAAAAGAGCTAGAGAAAGGCTGCGAGATGACATTCTTACAATTGATCCATGTTGCTCAAGAATTGAATTCGACAGATCCTGAGATTAAAATAGCACTTGACGAAATGCGTGATGGTACTGAAGTAGGCTGGAATTATATGTTTATGGGACTGAAGGAATTAGTTGAAACAGGTGAAGTTAGCTACAAAGGGTAA
- a CDS encoding VOC family protein, translating to MAVDIYLTFNGNCREAVEFYTEVFETEKPNIMTFGDQSSNPEYLLPEEAENLIMHTRLAIEGSTVMFSDTFPGSPFTLGNNISLAYQCTEVKKLQKIYEKLKKGGTVGMELQETFWANLYGSITDKFGVIWQLSVNKELAAY from the coding sequence ATGGCTGTTGATATTTATTTAACGTTTAATGGAAATTGCCGTGAAGCTGTTGAATTTTATACAGAGGTTTTTGAAACAGAAAAACCTAATATTATGACTTTTGGGGATCAATCATCAAATCCAGAATACCTTCTTCCAGAAGAAGCCGAAAACTTAATTATGCATACTCGCTTAGCTATCGAAGGTAGCACTGTGATGTTTTCAGATACGTTCCCTGGTTCTCCTTTCACGCTTGGCAACAATATAAGCCTAGCTTACCAATGCACCGAAGTGAAAAAGTTACAAAAGATTTACGAAAAACTAAAAAAAGGTGGAACTGTTGGGATGGAGCTCCAAGAGACATTCTGGGCAAATCTTTATGGTAGTATCACTGATAAATTCGGTGTGATTTGGCAATTGAGTGTAAACAAAGAACTCGCAGCTTATTAA
- a CDS encoding VOC family protein — translation MGRVVHFEIHVDDMERAQKFYGDVFGWTFQDWSEYAGMPYYGAVTGDSDLGVDGALMQRQGPRPERNQPLNGYACTIGVDNYDLTEAKIIDGRGSVALPKYALPGMAWQGYYLDTEGNVFGLHQPDKNAK, via the coding sequence ATGGGAAGAGTAGTTCACTTTGAAATTCACGTAGACGACATGGAAAGGGCACAAAAGTTTTATGGGGATGTATTCGGATGGACCTTTCAGGACTGGAGTGAGTATGCAGGAATGCCTTACTACGGAGCAGTGACTGGTGATAGTGACCTTGGAGTGGATGGAGCATTAATGCAACGTCAAGGTCCACGTCCAGAACGTAACCAACCACTAAATGGCTATGCTTGTACTATAGGAGTCGATAATTACGATTTAACGGAAGCGAAAATTATTGATGGTAGAGGCAGTGTTGCATTACCTAAATACGCGTTGCCAGGAATGGCTTGGCAAGGCTATTATTTGGATACCGAGGGTAATGTTTTTGGGCTTCATCAACCAGATAAAAATGCAAAATGA
- a CDS encoding iron chaperone: MVFSKYLASIDHPDHRERMEEVLKWVANEFPDLEPVIKWNTPMFSNHGTFIIGFSVAKQHMSISPEYAGIAKFADDIAQHGYSATKGLFRIQWNKPINYELLKKIIEFNIEDKMDVTSFWRK; this comes from the coding sequence ATGGTTTTTTCAAAATACCTGGCAAGTATCGATCATCCCGACCATCGTGAACGGATGGAGGAAGTACTGAAGTGGGTTGCTAATGAATTTCCCGATTTGGAACCGGTCATCAAATGGAATACACCAATGTTTTCTAATCACGGCACTTTTATAATTGGTTTTTCCGTAGCAAAGCAACATATGAGCATCTCACCCGAATACGCAGGGATCGCGAAATTTGCAGATGATATTGCGCAACACGGCTACAGTGCAACTAAAGGCTTGTTTAGAATTCAGTGGAATAAGCCAATCAATTACGAACTGCTTAAGAAAATTATTGAGTTTAATATAGAGGATAAAATGGACGTTACGAGCTTTTGGCGGAAATAG
- a CDS encoding acyl-CoA carboxylase subunit beta, translating into MTTDTKSLQQALNERVEQIKEGGAPKYHEKNAEQGKIFVRDRLKLLFDSDLEIEDGQFANCMAGDLPADGVVTGMGKINGQVVCVMANDSTIKAGSWGARTVEKIIRIQETAEKLNVPLIYLVDSAGARITDQVEMFPGRRGAGRIFYNQVKLSGRIPQICVLFGPSAAGGAYIPAFCDIVIMVDKNASMYLGSPRMAEMVIGEKVTLEEMGGARMHCSTSGCGDVLAKNEEDAIAAARRYLSYFPANFSEKPPVHDAVSPKQLDKTLEEIIPKNENAPFNMHDLIKGIIDEDSFFEIKKLFAGELITGLACIDGKAVGIIANQPRVKGGVLFHDSADKSAKFINLCDAFHIPLLFLVDVPGFMIGTKVERAGIIRHGAKMISAMAEATVPKISVIVRKAYGAGLYAMAGPAFEPDACLALPTASIAVMGPDAAINAVYANKIAALPEEERAAYIEEKRNEYKEDIDIYHLASELIIDGIVPADSLRDELITRYEAYATKYIQFTTRKHPVYPV; encoded by the coding sequence ATGACTACAGATACGAAATCTTTGCAGCAAGCATTGAATGAAAGAGTAGAGCAGATAAAAGAAGGTGGAGCGCCAAAATACCATGAAAAAAATGCAGAACAAGGGAAAATATTCGTTCGTGATCGCTTGAAATTACTATTCGATTCAGATCTCGAAATCGAAGACGGCCAATTCGCGAACTGCATGGCGGGCGATCTTCCTGCTGACGGTGTTGTAACAGGCATGGGGAAGATTAACGGCCAAGTCGTTTGCGTCATGGCGAATGATTCCACAATTAAAGCAGGCTCATGGGGCGCACGGACAGTGGAAAAAATTATCCGAATCCAAGAAACTGCTGAAAAATTGAATGTACCGCTCATTTACTTAGTCGATTCAGCAGGCGCACGGATTACCGATCAAGTTGAAATGTTCCCGGGTCGCCGCGGTGCTGGTAGAATTTTCTACAATCAAGTGAAATTATCTGGACGTATTCCGCAAATCTGCGTATTGTTCGGCCCATCAGCTGCTGGCGGTGCATATATTCCAGCGTTTTGCGATATCGTCATTATGGTCGATAAAAATGCATCGATGTACCTTGGATCGCCGCGCATGGCGGAAATGGTTATCGGTGAAAAAGTAACGCTCGAAGAAATGGGCGGCGCGCGCATGCACTGTTCAACTTCAGGCTGTGGCGATGTGCTAGCAAAAAACGAAGAAGACGCAATCGCAGCGGCGCGAAGATATTTATCGTATTTCCCGGCAAACTTTTCGGAAAAGCCGCCTGTACATGATGCAGTGTCTCCGAAACAGCTGGATAAAACACTCGAAGAAATCATTCCTAAAAATGAAAATGCTCCGTTTAATATGCACGACTTGATTAAAGGAATTATCGATGAAGATTCATTTTTTGAAATTAAGAAACTGTTTGCAGGCGAGCTCATTACTGGCCTTGCGTGCATCGATGGAAAAGCAGTCGGCATTATCGCGAACCAACCGCGCGTAAAAGGTGGCGTGCTATTCCACGACTCTGCTGACAAATCAGCGAAATTCATCAACCTTTGCGATGCATTCCACATTCCGCTGCTGTTCTTAGTCGACGTGCCTGGATTCATGATCGGAACAAAAGTAGAACGTGCAGGTATCATCCGTCATGGGGCGAAAATGATTTCTGCGATGGCAGAAGCGACAGTGCCAAAGATTTCTGTCATCGTACGCAAAGCATATGGCGCAGGGTTGTACGCCATGGCAGGCCCGGCATTTGAACCAGACGCCTGTTTAGCACTGCCGACCGCTTCCATCGCTGTTATGGGGCCGGACGCAGCTATCAATGCAGTCTACGCAAATAAAATCGCTGCGCTGCCTGAAGAAGAGCGAGCAGCTTATATTGAAGAGAAGCGTAACGAATACAAAGAAGATATCGATATTTACCATTTAGCTTCAGAATTGATTATCGACGGCATTGTCCCAGCGGACTCACTGCGCGATGAGCTGATTACGCGTTACGAAGCATATGCAACGAAATATATCCAGTTTACAACCCGCAAGCATCCGGTTTATCCGGTATGA
- a CDS encoding enoyl-CoA hydratase: protein MGNKVAVKRRDDGIAVILFNRPEAANALSVEMLNELYSALLECRYDGEIRAVIITGAGEKAFCAGADLKERSGMNPIDVRKTVSLIRQTINSIESLPQPVIAAINGVALGGGTELALACDIRIAADTAKFGLTETSLGIITGAGGTQRLPRLIGKGRAKELIFTARRVEAAEALEIGLAEYIVAPDQLMDKALAVAGQIAANGPLAVAQAKFAIDHGYDVELQTGLAIEQNAYEVTIPSKDRLEGLQAFKEKRKPVYTGE from the coding sequence ATGGGGAATAAAGTGGCAGTAAAGAGGCGCGACGACGGAATTGCGGTCATCTTATTTAATCGTCCCGAAGCGGCGAATGCATTGTCAGTCGAGATGCTGAACGAACTTTATAGTGCGCTGCTAGAATGTCGCTACGACGGGGAGATCCGGGCAGTTATTATAACAGGCGCCGGTGAAAAAGCATTTTGTGCGGGCGCTGATTTAAAAGAACGCTCAGGAATGAATCCGATTGATGTCCGCAAGACAGTTTCATTGATCCGCCAGACAATTAACAGTATTGAATCACTGCCGCAGCCGGTTATCGCTGCAATTAACGGAGTTGCGCTTGGCGGTGGTACAGAACTGGCGCTGGCATGTGACATCCGTATTGCAGCAGATACGGCAAAGTTCGGATTGACGGAAACTTCGCTCGGTATTATTACGGGAGCCGGAGGTACGCAGCGACTGCCAAGATTGATCGGCAAAGGACGGGCGAAAGAGCTTATTTTCACTGCGCGCAGAGTCGAAGCGGCAGAAGCATTGGAAATCGGGCTGGCTGAATACATTGTGGCACCTGATCAGCTGATGGATAAAGCACTTGCCGTGGCAGGACAAATCGCGGCGAACGGACCGCTTGCTGTTGCGCAGGCGAAGTTCGCGATTGACCACGGTTATGACGTCGAACTGCAGACGGGACTCGCCATCGAACAGAACGCCTATGAAGTGACGATTCCTTCCAAAGACCGGCTTGAAGGACTGCAGGCATTTAAAGAAAAACGTAAGCCCGTATACACTGGCGAATGA